Below is a genomic region from Vibrio mimicus.
GATCACTCGCTCATTTCTTTTAGCAAGATCACCGCTTGAGTGCGATTTTTCACCCCAAGTTTGCGGAAAATCGCTGTCATATGTGCTTTGATGGTCGCTTCTGATACATTCAGTTCATAAGCGATCTGCTTGTTGAGCAGTCCATCCGAAAGCATTCCCAACACCTTATATTGCTGCGGCGTGAGTGCGGCCACTTTTTCGGCTAAATCATTGCCGACAAAGCCATCAACCAGCAGATGTGCGGGAAAATAAGGCTCCCCATTGAGCACCTGATTGAGCGCGGCAATTAGGCTGCGCATATCGCTCGATTTCGGAATGAAACCAAATGCCCCGTGGCTTTTGACTTGCGAAACGACACTGGGTTCTTCGCTGGCGGAGATTACCACGATCGGTAAATCGGGATATTCAGAACGCAGGTGAATCAAGCCTGACATGCCATTGGCACCGGGCATTTTCAGATCAAGCAGGAGCAGATCGGGCTCCGACTCTTTATTGAGTAGATGCAACAAAGCATCGAGTGAATCTGCTTCCAGCAAATTGGCACCGCTGATCGCCATGTGCACCGATTGAAACAGCGCATTGCGAAACAGGGGATGGTCATCAGCAATGATGATGGTGTAGGTCGAGTCCATGACGTCACAACAGGTTTACCAAACAGTTATAGGAATTATTGTTCTGTTTAACGCAGTGAACAATCTTTACCCGCTAAAAGTCTGAACTGTATCCCTTTTTAAATGCATGAGTTTGAATAAGTGATCTGAGCTGCCCCACCATATAACGAGTGGGGCTTTAGCTTATAACCCCTGCTGAGCGAGATGATTAAGAAACGGCTGCTCTGCCATAAAGCCAGTGATACGGGCATTCGGCACGGGTTCGCCTTGTGCATTCCAAAACTCAATCGTAGGTAAGCCGAGCACATTCAGCGCCTTGAGTAACTCAATATCCTGCGGCTGATTTTTAGTGACATCGGCTTGCAGCAGGACGAAACCGCTGAGCTTGTTTTCCACTTGCTTGGCGTGAAAGGTGTATTTCTCAAACTCTTTACAGGCCACACACCAATCGGCATAGAAATCGAGCATCACAGGTTTACCTTGCGCTTTGGCTTCTGCCAATGCGCTTTGCAGCTCGCCTAGATTAGCGATGCGAGTAAATTGGATCTGTTTGACCTGCTGAGCTGTTTGAGTCGGAGCAAACCAGTGATTGAGTGCAGGCTGTGCGGAAGCCAGTAGCCCTAAAATGGCGATAACTCCAATCAGGCTCTGTTTCCAACCCCCAAACGGCAGACTGTTTTTGACATGATACAGCCAGCCGAATGCTGCCAAGCCAAGCGCTGACCAAAGTACGGTCGACCAAAGTTCAGGCAGAATACGTTCTAATAGGAAGATGGGGGCGGCGAGCAACACAAAACCAAACAGGGTTTTCACGCGCTCCATCCAGTTGCCCGCCTTTGGCAGCAGCTTGTTACCAAACACGGCAACCAGGATTAGCGGAATGCCCATGCCCATTGCTAGCGCATAAAGTGCGACCGCTCCGGTAAGCAAATCGCCGCTTTGCGCCACATAAAGCAGTGCACCAGAAAGTGGCGCAGTGGTGCAAGGTGAGCAAACCAAGCCTGAAATCGCCCCCATGACAAACACACCGAGTAGGCTACCACCTTGCTGGGCATTACTCAGAGCGTTAAGTCGAGTCTGTAGGCTGCTGGGCAGTTGTAAGCTGTACAAGCCAAACATAGAAAGGGCGAGAGTGACGAATAGCACACTCAAGCCAATCAGCACATAAGGGTGTTGTAGCGCGGCTTGAAATTGCAATCCAGCCGAAGCAACCACTAACCCAAGCAAGGTGTAAGTGAGCGCCATGCCTTGTACATAAATCACACTGAGCAGTAGCGCGCGGCGTTGGGTGAGCTTGGCGCCACCAAGTACGATACTGGTTAAAATCGGGTACATCGGCAGCACGCAAGGGGTGAAAGCCAGACCAACGCCAAGCGCTAAAAACAGCAGTGGTGTCCACCAATTTTGTGCAAGTTTATCGGCGAGTGAATCTTGGGCTGAAGTGGGCGCGCTATCGCTCTGTGGCGGTATTGCTTGCGTTGATGTGCTGGTATTAGGCTCGATAACACGGTTTGATTCTGCGTTAAATGGCGTAATGTCGATCACCCGAGTTTCTGGCGGATAGCAGAATCCTGCTTTGGCGCAGCCTTGATACTGTACGATGACTTTGGCTCCGCTTTGATAAGCCACCAAAGGCAGCGGGACAGATAAAGGTGTTGTGTAGATCTTCACATCACCAAAAAACTCATCGCGGTAGGGTTCGCCTTCGGTCAGTGAATACTCACCGATCTCAACATTCTCTGCGCTAAGGCTGATCCTGTCTTGATAGAGGTAATACCCCTCTTTGACTTGCCAATCGATAAACAAGGTTGAACCTTGTTGGAACGCATTAAACGGGAAAGCTTCATCGACCGGAACAAAACGGTTTTGGTTGGAAGCAAAACTTGGTGTGCTAGTGTTGGCATTATTACCAAACAGCGCCCAAGCTGGTTGAGTAAGCAGGGCGAACAGCAGTGAAAAGCAGAGTAACAGTGTGCGCATGGGTCAAATCGTAATCAATCATTTGGTTGTCATAGTAACCCAATCAGACCTTTGGATGCGCCAATAAGTTTCACAACAATAAAAAAGGGAGCCGAAGCTCCCGTGATTTTGCACTTTATTCTTAGATAAACAGGCTACCAAACATGAAGCCAAACGCCACAGCACTGGCAATCGTCACCACGCCAGGAATGAAGAATGGGTGGTTAAAAACGTATTTACCAATACGCGTTGACCCTGTGTCATCCATTTCTACCGCTGCCAACAAGGTTGGGTAAGTTGGCAGTACGAACAGTGCACTCACCGCAGCAAAGGAGGCGACTGCCGTTAGTGGCGCTACACCAATCGCAAGAGCCGCAGGCATCAGCGCTACCGTGGTTGCACCTTGTGAGTAAAGCAACATAGAAGCAAAGAACAGCACGAGCGCCAGCATCCATGGGTAGTCAGCCAGTAGAGTACCAGCAACTTCTTTAATGCCATCCACGTGCGCGTTAACGAATGTTGAACCTAACCAAGCCACACCCAGTACACAGACACACGCGGTCATACCTGAACGGAAAGTCGAAGCGGCAGGAATTTTCGCTGCATCAATTTTGGTCAGCAGTACAATACCGGCTGCCGCCGCTAGCATGAATGTCATAATGGCTTCGTTGCGGCCCAGTGCTGGGTTTTCAATCAAACCTACAGAGTTTGAAATCGCCGCGGCGTAGCACACCACCAGAATGATCGCAGTGAGGAATACGTAAGTCGCGGTTTTCGCAGTAGGCAGAATTTCACGCTTTTGCGTGCCCGCCAGTTTGATCAAACCTTGTTCCAGGCGTTCTTGATAAATCGGATCGTCTTTTAGTTCGCTACCCATGTAGTTAGAAACAAACGCGCCAACCATACAAGCGGCAAAGGTGGTTGGGATACAGATCGCCAGTAGCGTCAAGTAATCCACGCCAAATGGCACCAACATTGCGGCGAAAGCAACGACTGCCGCAGAAATGGGGGATGCAGTGATCGCAATTTGTGAAGCCACAACAGCAATCGACAGTGGACGTGAAGGACGAACACCTTGGCCTTTCGCTACTTCGGCAATCACAGGCAACGTTGAAAATGCCGTGTGACCTGTACCCGCCATCAGCGTCATCAGGAAAGTGACAATAGGGGCATAGAAGGTGATTCTTTCCGGATGTTTACGTAGGAAGTTTTCTGCCAGTTGTACCAGCCAGTCCATACCACCTGCTACCTGCATTGCGGCGATTGCGGTGATCACCGACATGATGATCAAAATAACATCGACAGGAATAAAGGCTTGTTTGGTTGGAACACCAAGGATGAGTGACAAGGCGATCACACCGGCACCACCGGCAAAACCAATGCCGATACCGCCAATCCGTGCGCCCAGGAAGATGAAGAGAAGAACAACAGCCAGTTCGACCCAAATCATAATGATTACCTCATGTTAAAGATGAAAAAATTATCTCAACACTCATATCCTCTGTTCACTTGTCGTAGCAGCCTTTTGGCTGTAACTCCAACGAGTTCGAGAATAACGGCAAGCGTTCAAATAATGTTTTCATCCTCTAAGTGGAGTGCTATGAGAAAAGCCCCCAACAAAGGGGGCTTCTACAGAGCAATTACTCGTAACGTTTCGCTTTGTACTGAGGATGCATCAGGTTCTCAACAGAGAAGATGTCATCAAGCTGCTCTTCAGTGAGCAAGCCGCGCTCAAGTACCACCTCGCGTACGCTCTTACCCGTTTCGGCACAAATCTTACCGACAATGTCACCCTCATGGTGGCCAATGTATGGATTCAGGTAAGTCACAATACCGATAGAGTTGAAGACGAAGTTTTCACAAATTTCTTTATTGACTGTGATGCCATCAATGCACTTGTCACGTAGGTTCACACACGCGTTAGTCAGCAGAGAGATAGACTCAAACATCGCTTGAGCAATCACTGGCTCCATGACGTTCAACTGCAGTTGACCTGCTTCTGCGGCGAACGTGATGGTGCTGTCGTTGCCGAATACTTTAAAGCAAACTTGGTTTACCACTTCTGGGATCACTGGGTTTACTTTTGCAGGCATGATAGAAGAGCCCGCTTGCAGCTCAGGCAAGTTGATTTCGTTCAGACCTGCGCGAGGACCAGAAGAGAGCAGACGTAGATCGTTACAGATCTTAGACATCTTCATTGCTAGACGCTTCAGTGCGCCGTGCGTCATCACGTAAGCACCACAGTCAGAAGTCGCTTCAATCAGATCTTCGGCTGGTACTGTTTCTAGGCCAGTTACTTGCGCCAGATATTTTACCGCGAGCTCTTGGTAACCTGGAGCCGCGTTCAGGCCAGTGCCGATCGCGGTCGCGCCTAAGTTCACTTCCAGAAGCAGTTTTGAAGTGTATTGCAGAGCGCGGATCTCTTCATTCAGAGTCACAGCCCATGCGTGGAATTCTTGACCAACGGTCATAGGTACTGCGTCTTGTAGCTGAGTACGGCCCATTTTCAGGATATTTTTGTACTCAATCGCTTTCAGTTCGAATGCACCTTTCAAATATTCAACGGCATCAATGACTTTCTGGATGCTGTTGTAAACCGCAATACGGAAACCGGTTGGGTATGCGCAGTTGGTTGATTGGCTCTTGTTCACGTGGTCATTCGGGTTGATAAACTCGTATTGACCTTTTTGTTTGCCCATCAGCTCCAGAGCCACGTTCGCAATCACTTCGTTGGTGTTCATGTTCACAGAAGTGCCTGCGCCGCCTTGGAATACATCTGACGGGAATTGATCCATGCACTTACCTGTTTCAAGGATCACATCACACGCTTGTAGGATGTAGTTCGCGACATCTTTAGGAATAACGCCCAGCTCTTTATTGGCTAGCGTTGCCGCTTTTTTAGTCATGATCATGCCGCGTACAAATTCAGGTACGTCAGAGATCGTAACATTAGAGATGTTGAAGTTTTCCACAGCGCGGAGAGTATGGATGCCGTAGTAAGCATCCGCAGGAACGTGACGTTGACCTAACAGATCTTCTTCAATGCGGGTAGCCGGAGTCGCTGTCTTAGGAGCTTCAGATAGGGTAGCCATAGGGGATCCTTAGATAATTATTCTGGTAAAAAACTAAATTAATAGCCATTTCTGTAATATAAGAATCCATTCGTCAGAGTTTTTGGCTGGAAATCCGTCCTGACTTGCGAGGCACATAATACTGTAACTGCATATTAAAAATAGTAACTGGATCACTATTTTGGCTTTTAT
It encodes:
- the aspA gene encoding aspartate ammonia-lyase, coding for MATLSEAPKTATPATRIEEDLLGQRHVPADAYYGIHTLRAVENFNISNVTISDVPEFVRGMIMTKKAATLANKELGVIPKDVANYILQACDVILETGKCMDQFPSDVFQGGAGTSVNMNTNEVIANVALELMGKQKGQYEFINPNDHVNKSQSTNCAYPTGFRIAVYNSIQKVIDAVEYLKGAFELKAIEYKNILKMGRTQLQDAVPMTVGQEFHAWAVTLNEEIRALQYTSKLLLEVNLGATAIGTGLNAAPGYQELAVKYLAQVTGLETVPAEDLIEATSDCGAYVMTHGALKRLAMKMSKICNDLRLLSSGPRAGLNEINLPELQAGSSIMPAKVNPVIPEVVNQVCFKVFGNDSTITFAAEAGQLQLNVMEPVIAQAMFESISLLTNACVNLRDKCIDGITVNKEICENFVFNSIGIVTYLNPYIGHHEGDIVGKICAETGKSVREVVLERGLLTEEQLDDIFSVENLMHPQYKAKRYE
- a CDS encoding response regulator, with amino-acid sequence MDSTYTIIIADDHPLFRNALFQSVHMAISGANLLEADSLDALLHLLNKESEPDLLLLDLKMPGANGMSGLIHLRSEYPDLPIVVISASEEPSVVSQVKSHGAFGFIPKSSDMRSLIAALNQVLNGEPYFPAHLLVDGFVGNDLAEKVAALTPQQYKVLGMLSDGLLNKQIAYELNVSEATIKAHMTAIFRKLGVKNRTQAVILLKEMSE
- a CDS encoding protein-disulfide reductase DsbD; amino-acid sequence: MRTLLLCFSLLFALLTQPAWALFGNNANTSTPSFASNQNRFVPVDEAFPFNAFQQGSTLFIDWQVKEGYYLYQDRISLSAENVEIGEYSLTEGEPYRDEFFGDVKIYTTPLSVPLPLVAYQSGAKVIVQYQGCAKAGFCYPPETRVIDITPFNAESNRVIEPNTSTSTQAIPPQSDSAPTSAQDSLADKLAQNWWTPLLFLALGVGLAFTPCVLPMYPILTSIVLGGAKLTQRRALLLSVIYVQGMALTYTLLGLVVASAGLQFQAALQHPYVLIGLSVLFVTLALSMFGLYSLQLPSSLQTRLNALSNAQQGGSLLGVFVMGAISGLVCSPCTTAPLSGALLYVAQSGDLLTGAVALYALAMGMGIPLILVAVFGNKLLPKAGNWMERVKTLFGFVLLAAPIFLLERILPELWSTVLWSALGLAAFGWLYHVKNSLPFGGWKQSLIGVIAILGLLASAQPALNHWFAPTQTAQQVKQIQFTRIANLGELQSALAEAKAQGKPVMLDFYADWCVACKEFEKYTFHAKQVENKLSGFVLLQADVTKNQPQDIELLKALNVLGLPTIEFWNAQGEPVPNARITGFMAEQPFLNHLAQQGL
- a CDS encoding anaerobic C4-dicarboxylate transporter: MIWVELAVVLLFIFLGARIGGIGIGFAGGAGVIALSLILGVPTKQAFIPVDVILIIMSVITAIAAMQVAGGMDWLVQLAENFLRKHPERITFYAPIVTFLMTLMAGTGHTAFSTLPVIAEVAKGQGVRPSRPLSIAVVASQIAITASPISAAVVAFAAMLVPFGVDYLTLLAICIPTTFAACMVGAFVSNYMGSELKDDPIYQERLEQGLIKLAGTQKREILPTAKTATYVFLTAIILVVCYAAAISNSVGLIENPALGRNEAIMTFMLAAAAGIVLLTKIDAAKIPAASTFRSGMTACVCVLGVAWLGSTFVNAHVDGIKEVAGTLLADYPWMLALVLFFASMLLYSQGATTVALMPAALAIGVAPLTAVASFAAVSALFVLPTYPTLLAAVEMDDTGSTRIGKYVFNHPFFIPGVVTIASAVAFGFMFGSLFI